Proteins encoded together in one Lutra lutra chromosome 4, mLutLut1.2, whole genome shotgun sequence window:
- the LOC125099293 gene encoding mitochondrial import inner membrane translocase subunit Tim17-A-like — translation MDTTVDGIFQPLKGFHNSPVGVNHRLQGSFTAIKTRAPQLRGSFAVCGDLFFMTDGIMVQVGGKDSWNSITSVALTGAILAARDGSVAMVGSAVMGGILALIIGPGILLIRFISA, via the coding sequence ATGGATACCACAGTTGATGGTATCTTTCAACCACTCAAAGGTTTTCACAATTCTCCAGTGGGAGTAAACCACAGACTACAAGGGAGTTTCACAGCTATTAAAACCAGGGCTCCGCAGTTGAGAGGTAGCTTTGCAGTTTgtggagatttatttttcatgactGACGGCATTATGGTTCAAGTCGGAGGGAAAGATTCCTGGAACTCCATCACAAGTGTTGCCTTAACAGGAGCCATACTGGCAGCAAGAGATGGATCAGTGGCCATGGTTGGGTCAGCAGTAATGGGTGGCATTCTAGCTTTAATTATAGGACCTGGTATCTTGTTGATAAGATTTATCTCTGCATGA